A window of Garciella nitratireducens DSM 15102 contains these coding sequences:
- a CDS encoding 2-oxoacid:ferredoxin oxidoreductase subunit beta: MTNRLVEKYYRTDKLPHIWCPGCTHGISMNAIIHAIDEMGYHRDDVVIVSGIGCSSRAPGYMDFNTLHTTHGRALTFATGIKMANPRLKVIVISGDGDATAIGGNHFIHACRRNIDITTIIFNNNIYGMTGGQYSPMTPISAYGTTAPYGNIDPTFDICKLAEAAGASYVARGTAYHTKALINLIIKGMENKGFSVIEAVSNCPTYFGRKNRVGDAVDMMKHLKEISVNIKTASKMSAKELEEKIIIGEFKNETRPEYVEEYHRLIERVKEEE, translated from the coding sequence ATGACTAATAGGCTAGTTGAAAAATATTATAGAACCGATAAACTACCACATATTTGGTGTCCTGGATGTACTCATGGAATCTCTATGAATGCAATTATTCATGCAATTGATGAAATGGGATATCATCGAGATGATGTAGTAATTGTATCAGGAATTGGTTGCTCTTCTAGAGCTCCTGGATATATGGATTTTAATACTTTACACACTACTCATGGAAGAGCATTGACTTTTGCAACTGGAATCAAAATGGCAAATCCAAGGTTAAAAGTAATTGTAATATCAGGAGATGGTGATGCTACAGCTATAGGTGGAAATCATTTTATACATGCGTGTAGAAGAAACATTGATATTACTACAATTATTTTTAATAATAATATTTATGGAATGACAGGAGGACAATATTCTCCAATGACTCCAATTTCTGCTTATGGAACAACTGCACCTTATGGAAATATTGATCCTACTTTTGACATTTGTAAATTAGCGGAAGCAGCTGGTGCTAGTTATGTTGCTAGAGGGACAGCATATCATACAAAAGCATTAATAAATTTAATAATAAAAGGGATGGAAAACAAAGGATTTTCTGTAATAGAAGCAGTTAGTAACTGCCCTACTTATTTTGGAAGAAAAAATAGAGTGGGAGATGCGGTAGATATGATGAAACATTTGAAAGAGATATCAGTAAATATAAAAACTGCTTCAAAAATGTCTGCTAAGGAATTAGAGGAAAAAATTATTATTGGAGAATTTAAGAATGAAACTCGCCCTGAATATGTAGAGGAATATCATAGATTAATTGAAAGAGTAAAAGAGGAGGAATAA
- a CDS encoding 2-oxoacid:acceptor oxidoreductase subunit alpha — protein sequence MKNNIFLMQGNEACVQGAIDAGMRFFAGYPITPSTEIAELSAEKLPKVGGKFIQMEDEIASMGAVIGASLAGLKSMTATSGPGFSLKQENLGFACMAEIPCVIVNVQRGGPSTGLPTSPAQGEVMQSRWGTHGDHPIIVLSPSSVKEAYTFTIKAFNLSEKFRVPVILLMDEIVAHMRERVEIPKKDSIEIINRKKPKSKNYLPYEETEDLIPPMANFGEGYRYHVTGLTHNETGFPSTKPNNAKKQINRLMNKIDIHRKDIIEYDEFQVEDAETIIIAFGSVARSAKSAVKEARNHGKKIGLFRPKTIWPFPEERLQQLARHVKNIIVTEMNKGQLVLEIERIVKNDTQIDFLGKANGEIITPDEILSKIEEVK from the coding sequence ATGAAGAATAATATATTTTTAATGCAAGGAAATGAGGCTTGTGTTCAAGGAGCAATTGATGCAGGAATGCGCTTTTTTGCTGGTTATCCTATTACTCCGTCAACGGAAATAGCAGAACTTTCTGCTGAAAAATTACCTAAAGTTGGAGGAAAATTTATTCAAATGGAAGATGAAATTGCAAGTATGGGCGCAGTAATTGGCGCTTCTCTTGCAGGACTTAAATCCATGACAGCGACAAGTGGACCCGGTTTTTCATTAAAACAAGAAAATTTAGGATTTGCTTGTATGGCAGAAATACCTTGTGTAATCGTTAATGTACAAAGAGGAGGTCCTAGTACAGGATTACCTACATCCCCAGCACAAGGTGAGGTAATGCAATCTAGATGGGGAACTCATGGAGACCATCCAATTATAGTACTATCACCTTCATCTGTGAAAGAAGCATATACTTTTACAATTAAAGCTTTTAATCTTTCTGAAAAATTTCGAGTTCCTGTAATTTTATTAATGGATGAAATAGTTGCTCATATGAGAGAGAGAGTAGAAATTCCTAAAAAAGATTCTATAGAAATTATTAATAGAAAAAAACCTAAATCAAAAAATTATTTACCTTATGAAGAAACAGAAGATTTGATACCACCAATGGCTAATTTTGGAGAAGGGTACAGATATCATGTAACTGGGTTAACTCATAATGAAACAGGTTTTCCTAGTACTAAACCAAATAACGCTAAAAAACAAATAAATAGATTAATGAATAAGATAGACATTCATAGGAAAGATATTATAGAATATGATGAATTTCAAGTAGAAGATGCAGAAACTATTATAATAGCATTTGGATCTGTGGCAAGATCAGCCAAAAGTGCTGTTAAGGAAGCTAGGAATCACGGGAAAAAAATTGGATTATTTAGACCTAAAACAATTTGGCCATTTCCAGAAGAAAGACTTCAACAATTAGCCAGACATGTAAAAAATATTATAGTAACGGAAATGAACAAAGGACAACTAGTATTAGAGATAGAACGGATTGTAAAAAATGATACTCAAATTGATTTTTTAGGCAAAGCTAATGGAGAAATCATTACTCCAGATGAGATTTTGTCTAAAATAGAGGAGGTAAAGTAA
- a CDS encoding histidine phosphatase family protein, with amino-acid sequence MSRLYLIRHGETIWNRERKTQGIKNVSLSETGKLQAKYLAKRLKKENIDFIYSSDLSRAYKTAEIVGNHIGKSVQILPEIREMNFGDWEGLTLNEIDKKFHDIYNQWNHTPHLAKIPGGETLIQVQERAIKVVNRIIKKNPNKNIVMISHGTTIKTIIFYLLDIDLSYYKKIKQDNTAINIIDFKKEYNVLVKLNDTCHLLNLK; translated from the coding sequence ATGTCAAGATTATACTTGATAAGACATGGAGAAACTATATGGAATAGGGAAAGAAAAACTCAGGGTATAAAAAATGTTTCACTATCTGAAACTGGAAAATTACAAGCTAAATATTTAGCAAAAAGATTGAAAAAAGAAAACATAGATTTTATTTATTCAAGTGATTTATCGAGAGCTTATAAAACAGCAGAAATAGTAGGAAACCATATAGGAAAATCTGTACAAATTTTACCAGAAATTAGAGAAATGAATTTTGGAGATTGGGAAGGGCTTACACTAAATGAAATAGATAAAAAATTCCATGATATATATAATCAATGGAATCATACTCCTCATCTTGCAAAAATTCCAGGAGGAGAAACATTAATTCAAGTTCAAGAAAGAGCTATAAAAGTAGTAAATCGCATTATAAAAAAGAACCCTAATAAAAATATAGTAATGATATCTCATGGAACTACGATAAAAACTATTATTTTTTATTTATTAGATATAGATTTAAGTTATTATAAGAAAATTAAACAAGATAATACTGCGATAAATATTATTGATTTTAAAAAAGAATATAATGTTCTTGTAAAATTAAATGATACATGTCACTTATTAAATTTAAAATAA
- the cmk gene encoding (d)CMP kinase, whose protein sequence is MEKMHIAIDGPAGAGKSTIAKSIAKKLDITYIDTGAMYRALTYKVLKELIDLNNNDIIINIVNKTTIELDKNKVFLDKQDVSNEIRHPIINNNVSKIARIPEVRMKMVEIQREIAYNKSVVMDGRDIGTYVLPNANYKFYLTASIDERAYRRYLELKKKGILASFQDIKNEIINRDKMDTERSIAPLRPAQDAIIINTTSKSIKMVINEIIDLIGNEGK, encoded by the coding sequence ATGGAAAAAATGCATATAGCAATAGACGGGCCAGCAGGGGCAGGGAAAAGTACTATAGCGAAATCGATAGCAAAAAAATTAGATATTACCTATATTGATACGGGAGCTATGTACAGAGCTTTAACATACAAAGTATTGAAAGAATTAATAGATTTAAATAATAATGATATTATTATAAATATTGTCAATAAAACAACCATAGAATTAGATAAAAATAAAGTATTTTTAGATAAGCAAGATGTCTCTAATGAAATAAGACATCCAATCATAAATAATAATGTTTCTAAAATAGCGCGTATACCAGAAGTAAGAATGAAAATGGTAGAAATACAAAGAGAAATTGCCTACAATAAAAGTGTAGTTATGGATGGTAGAGATATCGGTACATATGTCTTACCAAATGCGAATTATAAATTCTATTTAACTGCTTCTATTGATGAAAGAGCTTATAGGAGATATCTAGAGTTAAAAAAGAAAGGGATTTTAGCTAGTTTTCAAGATATTAAAAATGAGATTATAAATAGAGATAAAATGGATACAGAACGAAGTATTGCTCCACTTAGACCTGCACAAGATGCTATTATAATAAATACTACTTCAAAATCAATTAAAATGGTTATCAATGAAATCATAGATCTTATTGGAAATGAGGGAAAATAA
- a CDS encoding NAD(P)/FAD-dependent oxidoreductase, whose protein sequence is MKQRVLVIGGGAAGMMSAGIAAQRGLDVHLFEKNDKLGKKIFISGKGRCNFTNASDITTIMENIIRNPYFLYSALYRFTNNDLIEFFNKLGVRSKIERGNRVFPKSDKSNDIVQALYKFLMYNGVTIHFNQKVDRVLVKNNKVEGIQLNSGEKVKGERIIIATGGLSYPKTGSTGDGFKMAKELGHHIIKPLPSLVPIVIHEKWVKDLQGLSLKNIEMTLWEKNKKIKSEFGEMIFTHYGISGPIILSLSAHMSPPYSKYLLSLNLKPALTQDQLDLRLQKDFKKYIRKQFKNSLEDLLPKKIIPIIIKLSGIDGNKFVHQITKKEREKLVHLLQNINLSVTNLRPISTAIVTAGGIDTREINPSTMESKLIKNLFFAGEVIDIHGLTGGFNLQIAFSTGYLAGINC, encoded by the coding sequence ATGAAACAAAGAGTATTAGTAATAGGCGGAGGAGCAGCTGGCATGATGTCTGCTGGGATAGCAGCACAAAGAGGCTTAGATGTACATCTTTTTGAAAAAAACGATAAATTAGGGAAAAAAATTTTTATTTCTGGAAAAGGAAGATGCAATTTTACAAATGCATCAGATATTACAACTATTATGGAAAACATAATAAGAAATCCTTATTTTTTATATAGTGCACTATACCGTTTTACTAATAATGATTTAATAGAATTTTTTAATAAATTAGGCGTTCGTTCTAAAATAGAAAGAGGAAATCGAGTTTTTCCAAAATCAGATAAGTCAAATGATATTGTACAAGCTTTATACAAATTTCTAATGTATAATGGAGTAACAATACATTTTAATCAAAAAGTAGATAGGGTATTAGTTAAAAATAACAAAGTAGAAGGAATTCAACTAAATTCTGGAGAAAAAGTTAAAGGGGAGCGAATAATTATTGCTACAGGTGGATTGTCATATCCTAAAACAGGATCTACTGGTGATGGATTTAAAATGGCAAAAGAATTAGGACATCATATTATAAAGCCTCTTCCATCTTTGGTTCCTATAGTTATTCATGAAAAATGGGTTAAAGACTTACAAGGACTTTCTCTGAAAAATATTGAAATGACTTTATGGGAAAAAAATAAAAAAATAAAAAGTGAATTCGGAGAAATGATTTTTACACATTATGGAATATCTGGACCTATAATTTTATCTCTAAGTGCTCATATGTCTCCTCCTTATTCAAAATATTTATTATCTTTAAATTTAAAACCTGCCCTTACACAAGATCAACTAGATTTAAGATTGCAAAAAGATTTTAAAAAATATATAAGAAAACAGTTTAAAAATTCTTTAGAAGATTTACTTCCTAAAAAAATAATTCCTATTATTATAAAATTATCTGGTATTGATGGCAATAAGTTTGTTCATCAGATTACAAAAAAAGAAAGGGAAAAATTAGTTCATTTACTTCAAAATATAAATTTATCTGTAACAAATCTCCGACCTATTAGTACAGCAATTGTAACAGCAGGAGGGATAGATACTAGAGAAATTAATCCTTCTACCATGGAATCTAAACTTATTAAAAATTTATTTTTTGCTGGAGAAGTAATAGATATTCATGGTCTTACAGGAGGTTTTAATTTGCAAATTGCATTTTCTACAGGATATCTAGCTGGTATAAACTGTTAA
- a CDS encoding lysophospholipid acyltransferase family protein, which yields MLYSIVKSILKPILKIFYRVEVRGKEHFPEKTGYIICSNHTHNLDPLVVACFMDFPIYYMAKKELFQNKLISYFLKKFKAFPVDRQKPDIAAIKTAIKVLKNNKVLGIFPEGTRVKSGEVSRAEPGIAMIAIKAKVKIIPIGISGGYKLGRKVLLNCGQPISLEKYYGKKLSIKEYKEISQNIMKEIKKL from the coding sequence ATGCTATATTCTATAGTAAAATCCATTCTAAAACCAATATTAAAAATATTTTATAGAGTAGAAGTTAGAGGGAAAGAACATTTTCCTGAAAAAACTGGTTATATTATTTGTTCTAATCATACTCATAATTTAGATCCTCTTGTTGTTGCTTGTTTTATGGATTTTCCAATTTATTATATGGCTAAAAAGGAACTATTTCAGAATAAACTAATATCTTATTTTCTAAAAAAGTTCAAAGCTTTTCCAGTAGATCGACAAAAACCTGATATTGCTGCTATTAAAACAGCCATTAAAGTTTTAAAAAATAATAAAGTTTTAGGAATTTTCCCGGAAGGGACAAGAGTAAAATCTGGAGAAGTAAGTCGTGCAGAACCTGGAATTGCTATGATAGCCATAAAAGCAAAAGTTAAAATTATACCCATTGGTATATCTGGAGGATATAAATTGGGAAGAAAAGTATTATTAAATTGTGGACAGCCAATTAGTCTAGAGAAATATTATGGAAAAAAACTAAGCATAAAAGAATATAAAGAAATTAGTCAAAACATTATGAAAGAAATAAAAAAATTATAA
- a CDS encoding bifunctional 4-hydroxy-3-methylbut-2-enyl diphosphate reductase/30S ribosomal protein S1 translates to MKIFVAKNAGYCFGVQKAIETAEKSINQYPKPIYTLGPIIHNNQVIKGLENQGVYAIDKVNKVQQGTIIIRSHGVEPKIYEQIKKRGLKIIDATCPYVKNIQNKVQKYYQKGYQIIIVGNKRHPEVIGVNGWCDNTAIILDSIKEAENISNYQRVCIVSQTTIIQKHFSEIVSKIIAKSREIIIFNTICNTTTKRQEEAKKLSKVVDAMIIIGGYHSSNTQKLVSICKKYCKNTYHIETYKDLSIAEIKTYNKIGITAGASTPDWIIKEVIEKMQNKLSENNEKQIDFEDSFENTIISIKENDIVSGEVVSVNENEVIVNIGYKSDAIIPKDEFTDDISLSLKDLIQTGDMIEAIVLKINDGEGNVILSKKRLDKKKAIKKIEYAYKNKEILSGKIIKIVKGGFIVDLGFKQVFMPLSQYHVKYIKNPESSIGQDVIGKIIEYNPEKNRIIYSQKVVLEQKIKEKKETVLNSLQNQKTATGTVKNIEKFGVFIDLGGIDGFIHISDLSWKRIKNPEDILSVGDTITAKVIDLDKEKGKIKLSLKDMEEEPWTKVFEIYKVGDKIKVKVVKITSFGAFAEIIPGVEGLIHRSQISYDAVERVEDFLTLNEEIEVKIIDMNKSKKRIGLSIIELQKKPIKKIEKDETVYQENENLTLGDLFGDLFNK, encoded by the coding sequence ATGAAAATTTTCGTAGCAAAAAATGCAGGATATTGTTTTGGAGTACAAAAAGCAATTGAGACAGCAGAAAAATCTATTAATCAATATCCTAAACCAATTTATACTTTAGGGCCTATTATTCATAATAATCAAGTAATTAAAGGATTAGAAAATCAAGGAGTGTACGCTATTGACAAGGTGAACAAAGTTCAACAAGGTACGATTATCATTCGTTCTCATGGTGTAGAACCTAAAATATATGAACAAATTAAAAAAAGAGGTTTAAAAATAATTGATGCTACTTGTCCTTACGTTAAAAATATTCAAAATAAGGTGCAAAAATATTATCAAAAAGGATATCAAATTATTATAGTAGGAAATAAACGACATCCTGAAGTAATTGGTGTAAATGGTTGGTGTGATAATACTGCTATTATATTAGATAGTATTAAAGAGGCAGAGAATATTTCTAATTACCAAAGAGTATGCATTGTTTCACAGACTACTATTATACAAAAACATTTTTCAGAAATAGTATCAAAAATTATAGCTAAATCTAGAGAAATTATTATTTTTAATACTATTTGTAATACTACTACAAAAAGACAGGAAGAAGCAAAAAAATTATCTAAAGTTGTAGACGCAATGATCATTATTGGAGGGTATCATAGTTCTAATACTCAAAAATTAGTATCTATATGTAAAAAATATTGTAAAAATACTTATCATATAGAAACTTATAAGGACTTATCTATAGCAGAAATAAAAACATATAATAAAATTGGTATTACAGCTGGAGCGTCTACTCCAGACTGGATTATTAAGGAGGTAATTGAAAAAATGCAAAATAAATTAAGTGAAAATAATGAGAAACAAATAGATTTTGAAGATTCTTTTGAGAATACAATTATTTCTATTAAAGAAAATGATATTGTATCAGGAGAAGTGGTTTCTGTAAATGAAAATGAAGTAATAGTGAATATCGGATATAAATCAGATGCTATTATTCCTAAAGATGAATTCACAGATGATATTAGCCTTTCTCTTAAGGATTTAATTCAAACAGGAGATATGATTGAAGCAATAGTATTAAAAATAAATGACGGAGAAGGAAATGTAATTTTATCTAAAAAGAGATTAGATAAGAAAAAGGCTATAAAAAAGATAGAGTATGCTTATAAAAATAAAGAAATATTGAGTGGAAAGATCATTAAAATTGTAAAAGGTGGTTTTATAGTTGATTTAGGTTTTAAGCAAGTATTTATGCCACTTTCACAATATCATGTAAAATATATAAAAAATCCAGAATCCTCCATTGGACAAGATGTTATAGGAAAAATTATAGAATATAATCCAGAAAAAAATAGAATTATCTATTCTCAAAAAGTAGTATTAGAACAAAAAATAAAAGAAAAAAAAGAAACTGTATTAAATTCTCTGCAAAATCAAAAAACTGCTACTGGAACTGTAAAAAATATAGAAAAGTTTGGAGTTTTTATAGATCTAGGAGGTATTGATGGATTTATACATATTTCTGATTTATCTTGGAAAAGAATAAAAAATCCTGAAGATATTTTATCTGTAGGAGATACTATTACTGCAAAAGTAATTGATTTAGATAAAGAAAAAGGGAAAATTAAATTAAGTTTAAAAGACATGGAAGAAGAACCATGGACCAAAGTATTTGAAATCTATAAAGTTGGAGATAAAATAAAAGTTAAAGTTGTTAAAATAACTTCTTTTGGGGCCTTTGCTGAAATTATTCCAGGAGTGGAAGGACTAATACATAGATCACAAATTTCCTATGATGCTGTGGAAAGAGTAGAAGATTTTTTAACACTAAATGAAGAGATAGAAGTAAAAATTATTGATATGAATAAAAGTAAGAAAAGAATAGGCTTAAGTATTATAGAACTACAGAAAAAACCAATAAAAAAAATAGAAAAAGATGAAACTGTTTATCAGGAAAATGAGAATTTAACTTTAGGAGATCTTTTTGGAGATCTTTTTAATAAATAA
- a CDS encoding 2-oxoacid:acceptor oxidoreductase family protein — protein sequence MGYKEIRLSGSGGQGIILMGIILAEAALMSNINAIQSQSYGPEARGGASKCEVILSENEIDFPKVRKPDILLSLTQDAFNKYKIDVKSNGIVIVDSKIEVPKDVKFEVYKAPILSTVHEVLKKPMVINIVALGVLNKITHLIDNDILKKAILKRVPKGTEDLNKKAFEMGNNLL from the coding sequence ATGGGGTATAAAGAAATTCGTTTAAGTGGTTCAGGGGGGCAAGGAATTATCCTTATGGGAATTATATTAGCAGAAGCTGCTCTTATGAGTAATATTAATGCAATACAATCTCAGTCTTATGGGCCAGAAGCAAGAGGTGGGGCTAGTAAATGTGAAGTTATTCTTAGCGAAAATGAAATAGATTTTCCAAAAGTTAGAAAACCAGATATTCTTTTATCATTAACTCAAGATGCTTTTAATAAATATAAAATTGATGTAAAAAGTAATGGAATTGTAATAGTTGATAGCAAAATAGAAGTTCCAAAAGATGTAAAATTTGAAGTGTATAAAGCTCCTATTTTGTCTACTGTCCATGAAGTATTAAAAAAACCTATGGTTATTAACATAGTAGCATTAGGGGTATTAAATAAAATTACTCATTTAATTGACAATGATATTTTAAAAAAGGCTATATTAAAACGAGTTCCTAAAGGCACAGAAGACTTAAATAAAAAAGCGTTTGAAATGGGAAATAATTTATTATAA
- the miaB gene encoding tRNA (N6-isopentenyl adenosine(37)-C2)-methylthiotransferase MiaB yields MISNNKNKYYKISTYGCQMNENDSEKLAGMLKNMGYKPTEIEEQADIIILNTCSVRENADIKVFGNLGHYKPLKKKNPNLILAVCGCMMQQKEIVEKIKEKYPQVDLVFGTHNIHKFPELLANAQQSSCIVIDVWENGGEIIESVPIERKYKHKAFVTIMYGCDNFCSYCIVPYTRGREKSREPEKIIKEVIHLAQDGCKEITLLGQNVNSYGKTLKNPISFAQLLRKLNQIDGIKRIRFMTSHPKDLSDELILAMKECDKVCEHIHLPFQAGSNKILKIMNRRYTKESYLELIKKLKETIPGIAITTDIIVGFPGENQDDFKDTLDIVRKVKFDSAFTFLYSIRKGTPAAKMENQIPDDIKHERFNRLLELQQSISREKNALLKNEVVEVLVDGTSKNDEEKMCGRTRTNKLVNFIGDKNLIGEFVQVKITDPHTWSLNGVQLGYENYIK; encoded by the coding sequence ATGATATCTAATAATAAAAATAAATATTATAAAATTTCTACTTATGGTTGTCAAATGAATGAAAATGATTCTGAAAAACTAGCTGGAATGTTAAAAAATATGGGATATAAACCAACAGAAATTGAAGAACAAGCAGATATAATTATTTTAAATACATGTAGTGTAAGAGAAAATGCAGATATAAAAGTTTTTGGTAATTTAGGGCATTATAAACCTTTAAAAAAGAAAAATCCTAATCTAATACTTGCTGTTTGCGGTTGTATGATGCAACAAAAAGAAATAGTAGAAAAAATTAAAGAAAAATATCCCCAAGTTGATTTAGTATTTGGAACTCATAATATTCATAAATTTCCTGAATTATTAGCAAATGCCCAACAATCTTCTTGTATTGTAATAGATGTATGGGAAAATGGTGGAGAAATTATAGAGTCTGTACCTATAGAGAGAAAATATAAACATAAGGCTTTTGTTACGATTATGTATGGTTGCGATAATTTTTGTAGTTATTGTATCGTTCCTTATACTAGAGGAAGAGAAAAAAGTCGTGAACCAGAAAAAATCATAAAAGAAGTAATTCATTTAGCACAAGATGGATGTAAAGAAATTACTTTACTCGGACAGAATGTGAATTCCTATGGAAAAACTCTTAAAAATCCTATAAGTTTTGCACAACTTTTAAGAAAATTAAATCAAATAGACGGGATTAAAAGAATTCGCTTTATGACATCTCATCCTAAGGATCTTTCCGATGAATTGATTTTAGCTATGAAAGAATGCGATAAAGTTTGTGAGCATATCCATCTTCCTTTTCAAGCAGGTAGTAATAAAATATTGAAAATAATGAATCGGAGATATACAAAAGAGTCTTATTTAGAGTTAATAAAAAAATTGAAAGAAACAATCCCTGGAATTGCTATTACAACAGATATTATAGTAGGTTTCCCAGGAGAAAACCAAGATGATTTTAAAGACACTTTAGACATTGTAAGAAAGGTAAAATTTGATTCTGCTTTTACTTTTCTTTATTCTATACGTAAGGGAACTCCTGCAGCAAAAATGGAAAACCAAATACCAGATGATATAAAGCATGAAAGATTTAATAGATTATTAGAGTTACAACAAAGTATTAGTAGGGAAAAAAATGCTTTGTTAAAGAATGAAGTTGTAGAAGTATTAGTAGATGGTACTAGTAAAAATGATGAAGAAAAAATGTGTGGAAGGACTAGAACCAATAAACTTGTAAACTTTATTGGAGATAAAAATCTTATTGGAGAATTTGTACAAGTAAAAATTACAGATCCTCATACCTGGAGTTTAAATGGAGTACAATTAGGGTATGAAAATTATATAAAATAA
- a CDS encoding MurR/RpiR family transcriptional regulator has product MERIQKRYPKFSKSQKIIADFITSHYDKAAFMTASKLGEKVNVSESTVVRFASALGYNGYPELQKVLQELIKTKLTTVQRLELSNHQITQDSIIKDVIKSDIENIQATLEELNKEEFFKIVNTIHTARNIYIVGFRTSTVLTEFLGYYLNLILDNVKVVNYGISDVFEQLIRVNHEDVIIGISFPRYSRKTPEILEFLKEKNAKIIAITDSELSPLVEYCDYKLIAKSNMISFIDSLVAPLSLINALIISIARGEKEDIKNIFKNLEDVWEKYDIYTNKDKIKKNKFLD; this is encoded by the coding sequence ATGGAGCGCATTCAAAAAAGATATCCTAAATTTAGTAAAAGTCAAAAAATTATTGCTGATTTTATAACATCTCATTATGATAAAGCTGCTTTTATGACTGCCTCAAAACTTGGAGAAAAAGTAAATGTAAGTGAATCAACAGTAGTTAGATTTGCAAGTGCTCTTGGATATAATGGATATCCAGAATTACAAAAAGTTTTACAAGAACTTATTAAAACAAAGCTTACGACTGTTCAAAGATTAGAATTATCTAATCATCAAATTACCCAAGATAGTATTATTAAGGATGTTATTAAATCAGATATTGAAAATATTCAAGCTACATTAGAAGAACTAAATAAAGAAGAATTTTTTAAAATAGTAAATACAATCCATACTGCGAGAAATATTTATATTGTAGGATTTAGAACTTCTACTGTTTTAACAGAATTTTTAGGATATTATTTAAATTTAATATTAGATAATGTAAAAGTTGTAAATTATGGAATTAGTGATGTTTTTGAACAACTGATTCGTGTTAATCATGAAGATGTAATAATAGGAATTAGTTTTCCAAGATATTCCAGAAAAACACCTGAGATTCTTGAGTTTTTAAAAGAAAAAAATGCCAAAATAATTGCGATTACAGATAGTGAATTATCTCCTCTTGTTGAATATTGTGATTATAAATTAATTGCAAAGAGTAACATGATATCTTTTATAGATTCTTTAGTAGCTCCTCTAAGTCTTATTAATGCATTAATTATTTCTATTGCTAGAGGAGAAAAAGAAGATATTAAAAATATCTTTAAAAATTTAGAAGATGTATGGGAAAAATATGATATTTATACCAATAAAGATAAAATAAAAAAAAATAAATTTTTAGATTGA